One segment of Primulina tabacum isolate GXHZ01 chromosome 14, ASM2559414v2, whole genome shotgun sequence DNA contains the following:
- the LOC142524670 gene encoding serine/threonine-protein kinase STN7, chloroplastic-like, with protein sequence MATVAAGTGVGLGGVKLQSFNTKPLSSFLGKKLIIKNLSKSRGANKRFCTSKAGNMVIFASAGESFNFVHDLFLGVGVGLPCTVMECGDIIYRSTLPKSNGIAVTVPGVILALGTLSYLWATPGVAPGFFDMFVLAPLERIFRPTYKKDDIVLGKKLGEGSFGVVYKATMAKKSASKYDDVVLKKATEYGAVEIWMNERVRRACANSCADFIYGFLESSPKKGAEYWLLWKFEGEATLADLLQSREFPYNVEALILGEVPDAPKGLGRENRIIQTIMRQLLFALEGLHSTGIVHRDIKPQNIIFSEDSRTFKIIDLGAATDLRVGINYIPKEFLLDPRYTAPEQYIMSTQTPSAPSLPVATALSPVLWQLNSPDRFDIYSAGLIILQMAFPALRSNSALIQFNRQLKRCEFDLNAWRKTVEPRASPDLRRGFELLDLDGGIGWELLMSMVRYKARQRISAKAALAHPYFDKEGQLALSFVQSLRLQLIRATQQDYSEAAKWIIQLMAKSGTQKDGGFTEAQLQELKEAPPKKKASLERNALASALRLQRKIIRTMNESVDELNERRKSFWWSKWIPREE encoded by the exons ATGGCTACTGTGGCCGCTGGTACTGGTGTTGGGCTCGGAGGAGTGAAGCTTCAGTCCTTCAATACCAAACCCCTTTCTTCATTTCTGGGCAAGAAGCTTATTATTAAGAATCTCTCTAAATCAAGAGGAGCAAACAAGAGATTTTGCACTTCTAAGGCAGGGAATATGGTGATTTTTGCTTCGGCGGGCGAAAGTTTCAATTTTGTTCACGATCTTTTTCTGGGTGTTGGAGTGGGACTCCCATGTACAGTAATGGAGTGTGGCGATATAATCTATAGAAGCACGCTGCCCAAGTCAAATGGGATTGCGGTTACAGTTCCTGGTGTGATTCTAGCTCTGGGTACTCTTTCTTATCTCTGGGCTACTCCTGGTGTGGCGCCTGGATTCTTCGATATGTTTGTTCTTGCTCCTTTGGAAAGAATCTTTAGGCCTACTTATAAGAAG GATGACATTGTGTTGGGGAAGAAGTTGGGCGAGGGATCTTTTGGAGTGGTTTACAAAGCTACAATGGCTAAGAAGTCCGCTTCAAAG TATGATGATGTAGTCCTGAAAAAAGCTACTGAATACGGAGCCGTGGAGATATGGATGAACGAGCGGGTTCGAAGGGCCTGTGCTAATAGCTGTGCTGATTTTATATACGGCTTTCTTGAG aGCTCTCCTAAGAAAGGTGCTGAATATTGGTTGCTATGGAAGTTTGAAGGAGAAGCCACGCTTGCTGATTTATTGCAGAGTAGAGAATTTCCTTACAAT GTGGAAGCATTGATTCTTGGAGAAGTTCCGGACGCACCAAAGGGACTAGGAAGGGAAAATAGAATAATTCAGACAATCATGCGACAGCTCTTATTTGCATTGGAAGGTCTGCATTCTACCGGGATTGTCCATCGGGATATTAAGCCCCAAAACATTATATTTTCTGAAG ATTCTCGAACATTCAAAATCATAGATCTTGGAGCGGCCACAGATTTGAGAGTTGGTATCAATTACATCCCTAAGGAGTTTTTGCTTGATCCGAG ATATACTGCTCCTGAACAATATATTATGAGCACTCAAACCCCCTCAGCTCCCTCACTACCTGTTGCCACCGCACTTTCCCCCGTTCTATGGCAG TTGAATTCACCAGACAGATTTGACATCTACAGCGCTGGTTTGATAATCCTACAAATG gCTTTCCCAGCTTTGCGGAGCAATAGTGCCCTCATACAATTCAACCGCCAACTTAAAAGATGTGAATTTGACTTAAATGCATGGCGAAAAACTGTAGAGCCGCGTGCTAGCCCTGATCTTCGACGTGGATTTGAATTGTTAGATTTGGATGGTGGAATTGGATGGGAACTTTTAATGTCCATGGTTCGGTATAAAGCTCGACAGAGAATCAGTGCAAAGGCAGCCTTAGCCCATCCCTACTTTGACAAAGAAGGCCAACTGGCTTTGTCTTTCGTGCAGAGTCTAAGGCTACAACTTATCCGAGCTACACAACAAGATTATAGTGAAGCTGCAAAGTGGATTATTCAGCTAATGGCTAAGTCGGGAACTCAGAAAGATGGTGGCTTCACAGAAGCTCAGCTCCAAGAACTTAAG GAAGCCCCGCCAAAGAAAAAGGCGAGCCTTGAGAGGAATGCACTGGCCTCAGCTCTTCGACTTCAGAGGAAGATAATTCGAACAATGAACGAAAGTGTTGATGAACTGAACGAGCGTAGGAAGAGCTTCTGGTGGAGCAAATGGATCCCGAGAGAGGAATGA